From Callospermophilus lateralis isolate mCalLat2 chromosome 5, mCalLat2.hap1, whole genome shotgun sequence, a single genomic window includes:
- the LOC143398913 gene encoding olfactory receptor 2L13-like codes for MEKWNQTLNDFILMGLLPQNQTGLLLLLLIIFVFVLACLGNSGMTALIFLDPRLHSPMYFLLSQLSLMDLMYISTTVPKMAINFLSGQKSISFLGCGVQMFFFVTIACSEGLLLASMAYDRFVAICHPLHYPVRMSKIMCLKMIIGTWILGSIHSLVHTIYALHLPYCRSRVINHFFCEVPTMLPLVCMDTWVYEYTIFGSTVIFLLLPFLGIMASYGRVLFAVFHMRSKEGRKKAFTTCSTHLTVVTFYYAPFVYTYLRPRSLRTPAEDKSLAVFYTILTPMLNPIIYSLRNKEVLGAMGRVWGMLSSRKK; via the coding sequence ATGGAGAAATGGAACCAAACTTTAAATGACTTTATTTTAATGGGCCTGTTACCCCAAAACCAAACTGGCCTCCTTCTCTTGCTCCTGATCATCTTTGTGTTTGTTCTCGCCTGTTTGGGGAACTCAGGGATGACTGCCCTCATCTTCTTGGACCCCCGGCTCCACAGCCCCATGTACTTTCTCCTCAGCCAGCTCTCCCTCATGGACCTGATGTACATCTCTACCACTGTCCCCAAGATGGCCATCAACTTCCTCTCTGGCCAGAAGAGCATCTCCTTCCTGGGCTGTGGTGTGCAAATGTTCTTCTTTGTCACCATTGCATGTTCTGAAGGCTTACTTCTGGCTtccatggcctatgaccgctttGTAGCCATCTGCCACCCTCTCCACTATCCTGTCCGCATGAGTAAAATCATGTGTTTGAAGATGATCATAGGAACCTGGATACTGGGCTCCATTCACTCTCTGGTACATACCATCTATGCCCTTCATCTTCCTTACTGCAGGTCTAGGGTCATCAATCACTTTTTCTGTGAGGTCCCCACCATGTTGCCTCTGGTCTGTATGGACACCTGGGTCTATGAGTACACAATTTTTGGGAGCACAGTCATatttctcctccttcctttccttggCATCATGGCCTCCTATGGACGGGTCCTTTTTGCTGTCTTCCACATGCGCTCAAAAGaagggaggaaaaaggccttcaccacGTGCTCCACACATTTAACCGTGGTGACATTTTACTATGCTCCTTTTGTCTACACTTATCTCCGGCCCAGGAGTCTCCGCACCCCAGCAGAGGATAAAAGCCTGGCTGTCTTCTACACCATCCTCACCCCCATGCTCAACCCCatcatctacagcctgaggaacaaggaGGTGCTGGGGGCCATGGGAAGAGTCTGGGGGATGCTCTCCTCCAGAAAGAAGTGA
- the LOC143398912 gene encoding olfactory receptor 2L3-like: MEYYNQTSTDFILLGLFPSSRSGLLLFIFIALIFLMALIGNLTMTLLILLDIHLHTPMYFLLSQLSLIDLSYISTIVPKMASAFLFGNKSISFIGCGIQSFFFLTLAGAETLLLTSMAYDCYVAICCPLHYPIRMNKRNCVLMILGSWMMGSVNSCAHTTYALHIPYCRSRIINHFFCDVPAMLTLACMDTWVYEYTVFVSTTLFLVFPFIVIVCSYGRILLAICHMHSGEGRKKAYSTCSTHLTVVTFFYAPFAYTYLHPRSLRSPAEDKVLAVFYTILNPMLNPIIYSLRNKEVMGAFSRLTQRICSV; this comes from the coding sequence ATGGAATATTACAATCAAACATCAACTGATTTCATTTTATTGGGATTgttcccatcatcaagaagtggaCTTTTACTCTTCATTTTCATTGCTCTCATCTTCCTAATGGCTCTAATAGGCAACCTGACCATGACCCTTCTCATCCTCCTGGATATCCATCTTCACACACCCATGTATTTCCTGCTTAGTCAGCTCTCCCTCATTGACCTAAGCTACATATCCACAATCGTTCCTAAGATGGCTTCTGCTTTCCTCTTTGGAAACAAGTCTATCTCATTCATTGGATGTGGGATTCAGAGTTTCTTTTTCCTGACTTTAGCAGGTGCAGAAACCCTATTGTTGACATCTATGGCCTATGACTGTTATGTGGCAATTTGCTGTCCTCTCCACTATCCCATCCGCATGAACAAAAGAAATTGTGTGCTCATGATATTGGGATCTTGGATGATGGGCTCTGTCAACTCCTGTGCCCACACCACATATGCTCTCCATATCCCTTACTGCAGATCCAGAATCATCAATCATTTCTTCTGTGATGTCCCTGCCATGTTGACCCTGGCCTGCATGGACACCTGGGTCTATGAGTACACAGTGTTTGTGAGCACTACACTTTTTCTGGTCTTTCCATTCATTGTAATTGTTTGCTCCTATGGTCGTATTCTCCTTGCCATCTGCCATATGCACtcgggggaggggaggaagaaagCCTACTCCACCTGCAGCACCCACCTCACTGTGGTGACCTTCTTCTATGCACCTTTTGCTTACACTTACCTACACCCAAGATCCCTCCGCTCTCCAGCAGAGGACAAGGTTCTGGCTGTCTTCTATACCATCCTCAATCCAATGCTCAACCCCatcatctacagcctgaggaacaaggaGGTGATGGGGGCTTTCAGCAGATTGACTCAAAGAATCTGTTCTgtgtaa